Proteins encoded together in one Nostoc sp. PCC 7524 window:
- the folE gene encoding GTP cyclohydrolase I FolE, translating into MTLSIRPDTNSAAQVVSSLSTQQSLTVTEAEMVQAVRTLLIGLGENPDREGLLDTPKRVVKALQFLTKGYHESLDELLNGAVFTEDANEMVLIRDIDIFSSCEHHILPIIGRAHVAYIPNGKVIGLSKIARICEMYARRLQVQERLTLQIADALQGLLKPQGVAVVIEATHMCMVMRGVQKPGSWTVTSAMRGVFAEDARTREEFMNLIRHNAKFH; encoded by the coding sequence ATGACTTTATCGATTCGTCCCGATACAAATTCTGCTGCTCAGGTGGTATCATCGTTATCTACTCAACAGTCACTAACTGTCACAGAAGCAGAAATGGTGCAGGCTGTAAGAACTTTGTTGATTGGATTAGGAGAAAATCCTGATCGTGAAGGGTTACTAGATACTCCCAAACGAGTTGTGAAAGCGTTACAGTTTCTGACTAAAGGGTATCATGAGTCTTTAGATGAACTGCTGAATGGGGCAGTATTTACAGAAGATGCCAATGAAATGGTATTAATTCGGGACATCGATATTTTCAGTTCCTGTGAGCATCATATTCTACCAATTATTGGTCGCGCTCATGTTGCTTACATTCCCAATGGCAAGGTGATAGGCTTATCAAAAATTGCTCGGATTTGTGAGATGTATGCTAGACGTTTGCAAGTACAAGAACGCCTCACTCTACAAATTGCAGATGCGTTGCAAGGTTTACTCAAACCGCAAGGGGTAGCTGTAGTTATCGAAGCTACTCATATGTGCATGGTGATGCGTGGTGTGCAGAAACCTGGTTCTTGGACTGTTACCAGTGCCATGCGTGGTGTATTTGCAGAAGATGCACGTACTCGCGAGGAATTTATGAATTTGATTCGACACAACGCCAAGTTTCACTAA